The genomic window GATTGGACAACCTCCTTCTGCACCTCACCGTAGAGCGAGACGAAGACTTCGTCCATCGCCTCGTTCCGGCGCAGATTGATCAGGGGATCCTGCTCGGCCATCTGGTTCAGTGCCAGCCAGAGCGCCGCCTTTTCGGAAGGCCGCCGGGCAAAAACACGGGTTTCGAGCGTCGGCGGCGCGAAGTGAGCTCGACCACCCGTGGAATCACAGCCCACGACATCGCCGATACGCGCGCCGGCAAGGCCGCTGACGCGGGCGATCTGACCGGCGCGGAGGCTCTCGGCGCCATGAACCCGGCCGGCCTCGAACACATGGATCGCGGTCACCCGTTCCGGGCCTTTGGGCAGGTGGAGATGTTGCCGGAGCCGAACCGTGCCGGAGGCGAGGTAGATGTAGGAAAGCTTTTCCCCGCCCCAGCCGCGTTCGATCTTGAAGATTCTGCCGGTGACCGGTCCATCCGGGTCGGGACACTGCTCGGGCAAGATCGTCGCAATCGCCGATGCCAGAGCTGACATGCCGACGCCGGTCATCGCGGCGCCCGCCAAGACTGGATGCACGAGGCCGCGCGCCACCTGATCGGCAAGGCAGCGCCCGAGCCTTTCCTCGGTCAGCAGCTCGGGTGCGAGCACATAGTCATCGAGTAGCTTCTCATCGTTTTCCCCGAGCGCCTCGCAAAGCGCCGAAAAAAGCGGCTCATCTCCCGGAGCGAGCGCCTCCACCCGGGCAAGCTTGGCTCCGGCATCGATCACCGAAGACATGGCGATCGGCCGGACCGAGAGCTGCACCGCTAGCGCCTCCACCACCTCCTGATATCGGGCGCCGGGACGATCGACCTTGTTGACGAAGAAGACGAAGGGAACGCCAAGCCGCCGCAGCGCCCGCACCAGCACGCGCGTCTGCGCCTGCACACCTTCGACCGCCGAAACGACGACGACCGCGGCATCGAGCAATCCGAGCACCCGCTCGACCTCGGCGATGAAATCCGGGTGGCCGGGCGTGTCGATCAGATTGACGGTCCTGTCGCCGATCTTAAACGACACGACTGCGGCCCGGATCGTGATGCCTCGCTGCCGTTCGAGTTCGAGACTGTCCGTCTGCGTATCGCCGGTATCGACGCTGCCGAGCCTGTCGATGACGCCGGCGTTAAAAAGCAGTCTTTCGGTAAGGCTAGTCTTGCCTGCATCCACATGGGCGAGGATGCCCAGATTCAAAGTTCGCATGAACCACCAACTTCTCAGAAATTCGGATGTGATTTTCGTGAGAAGTGACTCGGCGCATTGGAACCTCTATCCGTTGTTACGGCTGGATGCGGCATCCCGGGTGATGGGAGACGCGAGCGGAATGCTAAGGGCGTGTCGGGAGATGTGTCAAGGTTGGTGCTATCGCATTTACGGCGCGGGCGCGCATAGCTGGATTCTTCCGCAATAGTGCCGTGTGGCGCCCCCCTCTGCCCTGCCGGGCATCTCCCCCACAAGTGGGGAGATTAGTTGGGCGCAATGGTTTCCCCAAACAACTAGCGTCACGGTCCGGCGAAATGGTAGTTGGACACGAAGGTCTGGCCTCTTGCCAATCTCCCCCCTTGTGGGGGAGATGCCCGGCAGGGCAGAGGGGGTGACCCCACGGCACGCCCTCTTCCTCTGTCTTCCAACCTAACCCGACGAAGCCTACCCCTCCTCCCGCATCGTCTCCCGCTGCGTAATGAGCCGGGCGCTATGCTGACCGCTGAGATAGATCCACAGCCAGCTCCAGGCGACGGAGAAGCGCGATCGGGTACCTATCAGGAAGTAGATATGAGCGAGGCCCCAGATCCACCAGGCGATCCAGCCCTTGAGCTTGATCCGGCCGAAATCGATGATCGCCGCGCTCTTCCCGATCGTCGCCAGGCTCCCCTGATGCCTATATTTGAAGGGTGCCGGCGCCGGCTTGCCCGAGAGACGCGCGCGGATGACCTTGGCGACGTAGCCGCCCTGCTGCTTGGCGGCGGGCGCGATGCCCGGCACCGGCTTGCCGTTCTCGCGCAGAACCGAGGCGGTATCGCCGATGACGAAGATGTCGGGCAGGCCGGGCGCGCTCAGATCCTTTTCGACGACGACGCGCCCTGCCCGGTCGGCTGGCGCCTCAAGCCAGCGAGCCGCCGGCGAGGCGGTGACGCCCGCCGCCCAGACGATCGTCCGGCTCGGCACGATGGTCTCGCCGATCTGCACGCCGTCAGCGCTGCACGCGGTCACCGGCTTGCCGAGAAGCACCTCGACACCGAGTTTCTCCAGCGCCTTTTGCGCATAGGCCGAAAGCTCCTCTGCGAAGGTCGGCAGCACGCGCGGGCCGGCCTCGACAAGCACGACGCGGGTCTTGCGCGTGTCGATGTTGCGGAATTCCTTCGGCAGGGTGAAATGCGCGAGTTCGGCGATGATGCCGGCAAGCTCGACGCCGGTCGGCCCGGCGCCGACGATGGTGAAGGTCAGAAGCGCATCGCGCACGGCGGGATCGGCCTCCATCTCGGCCTTTTCGAAGGCGAGCAGCACGCGCCGTCGGATCGTCGTCGCATCCTCCAGCGTCTTCAGGCCAGGCGCCACCGGCTCCCATTCGTCACGGCCGAAATAGGCATGCGTCGCCCCGGTCGCCAGAACCAGCGTGTCATAACCGAGAGTCATGCCGTTGCGTAACGAAACCGTCTTTGCGCCGCTGTCGACGCCGGTGACCTCGCCGAGCAGCACCGTCACGTCGGGCCGGTCGGCATAGAGGCGACGGATCGGCCAGGCGATTTCCGAGGTGGAGAGAATGGTCGTCGCGACCTGATAGAGCAGCGGCTGGAAGAGATGATGGTTACGCCGGTCGACGAGCGTGATCTTCACGCCTGCGCCCTTCAACCCGTTGACGAGCTGCAGCCCGCCGAAACCGCCGCCGACAACGACGACATGATGATCGCCCATAACCTGCCCCTTTGCGCCATTTCGCTGAAAGCCAATGTGGCCTTCGCCGCAAAGGTTGCAACCGCCGTTTCGGCATGTCTCCCCTGCGCCGATCGCAGTCGAGATTACCGGATGCTGCTGCAATCCGGCGCGGCAAAGCTTATGGAGCGGAAGTCAGGCCAAGATGTAACTGCCCAGGCCGAGCGTCGGTCGAGCTGCGGCATGGACATGCCGTTCGGACGGGTCGCAAGGCGCTGATCGGCCCGGAACCAGTTTACGGCGCAGATGCGTTACCTGCCGATCAATAGGGACCGACGCACTGGCGACGCGGCCCGTGATAGGGCTGGAACGTATTGTCGAACGCCCTGTACGACCGATAACGCGCATAGCACCAGTTCTCGTGGTTGCCGCCTCCGCCATAGTAGGCAGACGATGCGTAGGCCCGATAGGGACGGCCATAATAGCCGTACCCCGAGCCATAGTAGCGGTACGGCGAACCATAATAGCGGTAGGGCGAACCGTAGTAGCCGTAAGGCGAGCCGTAATAGGCGAAGGGCGAACCGTAATAAGAACCGCCATAATAGGGCTGGGCCAATGCGCCGCCAATGATGGTGCCGACGGCCAGACCACCCAAGGCCCAGCCCCAGCCCGATCCACCATGATGATGGCCGTAATACCCGCCTCCGTAATACCCGCCCCCATGATAACCGCCACCCCAGTGGCCGCCATGGCCATGCCATTGCACTTGCTCTATTCGCGCCGGTGCTTCGATCCTGGGTGGGTTGATGGCCGGAAACGCTTGAGCGGGCGTGATGCCGGGGGCACCTATGATCAAGCATAACGCGGCACCGGTCAGCTTTCTCATGATCGTTCTCCTCCTCCAAGTGGGGGGAAATACCTTACCCCCTCCTGAACCAAAGGTGAACGTAATATGTCGAAAAACGTTCCGTAGAGAGACAAATTAATCGCTAGCGATGGCGCGCCAAGGATTATCGGCTCCTGTGGCATTCCAACCTTGCCTTTTCCAGACAAGGTCGGGTGCCAGACGCTCATCCGCGGTTCACCGGACATACCCCACAGGTACCGCCATTCCATGTTTCAATTCTTCCATCGAAATCGATGCCGAAACGTCGAAGAGTTCCAGCTTTCGCACGATCTGCTTATAAATCACGTCGTAATGCTCGACGCGCGGCAGTACGATCTTCAGGATATAATCGTGGTTTCCGGTCAGCCGGTGCGCCTCGACGATCTCGGGAATATCACTGATGATCCGGCGGAAGCTTTCCGTCCATTCGTCGGAATGGTGCGCCGTCTTGACCAGCGCGAAGACCGTCGTCGGCACGCCCATCTTTTCCCGGTCGAGCACGACGATGCGCCGGGCGATATGGCCGCTCTCCTCCAGCCGCTGGATGCGCCGCGAGCAGGCCGAGACCGAAAGCGCCACGCGCTCGGCGAGATCGGTCACGGATATGCCTGCATCCTTCTGCAGCGTGTCGAGAATACGTCTGTCGCGATCGTCCAGCATGTCCATTGCGCCCTGATTTTGCGTGAATTCCGAAAACC from Rhizobium sp. Pop5 includes these protein-coding regions:
- a CDS encoding Lrp/AsnC family transcriptional regulator, producing the protein MLDDRDRRILDTLQKDAGISVTDLAERVALSVSACSRRIQRLEESGHIARRIVVLDREKMGVPTTVFALVKTAHHSDEWTESFRRIISDIPEIVEAHRLTGNHDYILKIVLPRVEHYDVIYKQIVRKLELFDVSASISMEELKHGMAVPVGYVR
- a CDS encoding NAD(P)/FAD-dependent oxidoreductase, translating into MGDHHVVVVGGGFGGLQLVNGLKGAGVKITLVDRRNHHLFQPLLYQVATTILSTSEIAWPIRRLYADRPDVTVLLGEVTGVDSGAKTVSLRNGMTLGYDTLVLATGATHAYFGRDEWEPVAPGLKTLEDATTIRRRVLLAFEKAEMEADPAVRDALLTFTIVGAGPTGVELAGIIAELAHFTLPKEFRNIDTRKTRVVLVEAGPRVLPTFAEELSAYAQKALEKLGVEVLLGKPVTACSADGVQIGETIVPSRTIVWAAGVTASPAARWLEAPADRAGRVVVEKDLSAPGLPDIFVIGDTASVLRENGKPVPGIAPAAKQQGGYVAKVIRARLSGKPAPAPFKYRHQGSLATIGKSAAIIDFGRIKLKGWIAWWIWGLAHIYFLIGTRSRFSVAWSWLWIYLSGQHSARLITQRETMREEG
- a CDS encoding BA14K family protein, yielding MRKLTGAALCLIIGAPGITPAQAFPAINPPRIEAPARIEQVQWHGHGGHWGGGYHGGGYYGGGYYGHHHGGSGWGWALGGLAVGTIIGGALAQPYYGGSYYGSPFAYYGSPYGYYGSPYRYYGSPYRYYGSGYGYYGRPYRAYASSAYYGGGGNHENWCYARYRSYRAFDNTFQPYHGPRRQCVGPY
- a CDS encoding translation factor GTPase family protein yields the protein MRTLNLGILAHVDAGKTSLTERLLFNAGVIDRLGSVDTGDTQTDSLELERQRGITIRAAVVSFKIGDRTVNLIDTPGHPDFIAEVERVLGLLDAAVVVVSAVEGVQAQTRVLVRALRRLGVPFVFFVNKVDRPGARYQEVVEALAVQLSVRPIAMSSVIDAGAKLARVEALAPGDEPLFSALCEALGENDEKLLDDYVLAPELLTEERLGRCLADQVARGLVHPVLAGAAMTGVGMSALASAIATILPEQCPDPDGPVTGRIFKIERGWGGEKLSYIYLASGTVRLRQHLHLPKGPERVTAIHVFEAGRVHGAESLRAGQIARVSGLAGARIGDVVGCDSTGGRAHFAPPTLETRVFARRPSEKAALWLALNQMAEQDPLINLRRNEAMDEVFVSLYGEVQKEVVQSTLLTDFGLEAGFEESTVILVERPLGIGAGLQILFKEPNPFLATIGLRVEPRPAGTGNSFALEVDVGQMPVAFYRAVEETVFETLKQGISGWQVIDCHVAMTAARHSSPASTAADFRQLTPWVLATALAAAQTVLCEPVDRFHLEAPMESLSGVLTLLAKSAAMTTDSVITDGVARLEGTMASQMVQSVQQQLPGLTSGAGTMETAFDHYAPAAGPPRLRPRSGPDPFNPVEYLRRLRGSAEGVS